The nucleotide window ATCAAGATGGGCTTGATGGATTGACCAACTTATATGTACATATAGGAAGGATTTTGCTATTTCCAACTCAACACACTCTCCTTTGATTCCACCCCCcaccccccccaaaaaaaaacaaaaaatacagtCCCCTTTGCACACACCCATAAGTCTTGCACTTCAAAAATTGTTCCCAGTTCGCGCATGTAATGGAAAGTGCAAGAGTTCATATTTTATGCTTCAAACGACATCATGATTATACATGCTTCATATTTTACATCTGTACTTTTAGTATAAACTAACGATAgaataaaattacattcaaGCATGAGAAAGTATGATCCACTATGACTTCCATTACAGTTCTAAACTTCCTCGAGTGACCAATGGCAACAAAAAGAATATTATGCTGGATGGTGCATATTTTAATTGGCTAATTGACTTTGTATTCTCTTAGAAGAATAAAGAGGACGGGAAGACATTTGCTCATTGTGTTTGGCATAGCTCTTGCAAAACTTCTTGATCTTGGTACTAGGAATTATCACCATGTAAATCTTGTTTTAATCAACATAAACCATGTAATCTAAGCAAAAACACTATAATAGATAGGAGTGGTTCCTTTGCTTGCTTTGCCTTTTCAAAAAGAGGGAGGGGAAAGAAAGTTACAATTTAAAACCATTCTTTAGGTCTCAATcaaagcagatagcacaaaattataatatcacgATGATATCACAGTGTTGATATGATGAGTGGTAGAACAAATGGAAGGGGGAGATTGAAGTTTGAATGAGAGAAGGGAAGAGGAATAGGGTTTGAAATTTGGAAGAGGGAAACTCAACCAATAAATAGGACTGTATTTTGTAGGGGatttttggaaaagaaaattaaaaggcAAGTATGTTAGTAATAATGGAGAGTAGAAATAGCAATAGCTTATGCGAATTTGAACTCATGAAAATAAGTTAACCCATGAGTGTTAGTTCCAATTCCAATCTGAATGCACTCCTATTCTTGTTTCTTGCACTTTCCATTACATGCTGAAATAcaaatttacatttcaaaatgaattttctAGAATAGAACACAATGGAAAGTGCACCAAACAAGACCCCCTAATATAAGTTAGGTTGATCTATGCCACTTCATGTTGCATCAATTTCGGGTTCATGATATGCTGGGCTGGGCTGTTGTTTGGGTCAATATTTATTGTCAAGCCTCAAACACGCTGGACTTAAGGTTCCTATATTTTGGGATAATGTAGGGCGTATTCAGTGAGAACGAGGATAATGAATACTATTACCTATTAGATCTTGTTGTGAAATATGAATAATAAACtcataaaagattaaaacataTCAAATTGTGTGAGTtttagattataaaaaaatgtgtaaattttatgaaaagttgcatattttttaaattatcatataacattaaattttgacAAACCGAGGTATGACTTCTCCATTGAATACATTGCACGTATCGTAAGGTATACTTTTTTTATGCACATACCGTAAAGGTATACTTATAACtgcattatattttttcttaaaactgTATTCTGTTACATCATGTACAATGtagattttattaaaacaaaatttctttctcccaattttttttatcaaaatattttaaaaataatccatTAACATTAACGTAgtaactttcttcttcttctaaagaTTAAcgtaactttattttttctcattaaatatgctttataatttttctgttATTACTTATTTCAAAAGtaatacatttttcttttaaataataattttttatatagaaaataatcaataaaacatattcaaaatctaattttatttaatttataaaaaggagtaaaataaatactttaaaaattatcttaatttatatttaagtaaaagGTAATCATTTTATAACATATAATAAGATGTTAATATCTTTCCTATGTGAAGTTAACTCTCAAAtcaaacctaaaaaaaaaaaataactctcAAATCCAAAGTCGAtttcaaaaaactttttttaaagattttttttaatattttcttaaatagaTTTTTCAGAAATCTTTTTTATGTATTAGTTTTTCCTGTCGTTACagccaatttatttttatcattactgAAAATAATCTAATATTAGCTCCTCCTAAGATTCCACCCACatattattacttaattttatattttaatttactttaaattttatattttgacacACCATATCAAACcaaagattttttctttttaaaataaactaatgttttaaattatttaaatcttaaTCTTAAGTTCTCAATCAATCcatgtatatatattagaaaacaATTACTTTTTTAGCCAAAAGTCATCAAATTAATTCCATAAGAAAGTAaactatcaataaaaaaatgtctcttCTGTTCACATAATTAGGAATCAAACATATGtcatatacttattttttaattatctaagAAAGtagatttactttttttttcaacatgtaattgGATGAAATTTGATAGAAATCACAAATTTTAGAGATCCacttatcatttatcatttatcatttaatgATTGTATCTCTTGATTTTCACCcaaattgatgattttttttaacaaatttcaatatttcatCCAATCATAAGAGagtgtttggaaaaaaaaaatatcactaacATTTATCTTATTAAAGGAATGATTATGCATTCATCGTATAAAAAAAGCTTACATAttcaatacatatttttttttctccaaaacaaaaaacaaaagcaaccaGAAATTTATTTGTTGGAAAAATCTCATTGTCACCAATAGTGTTACAGTCAAACTATTAAATCTGATACACATGCATTGTGTTAATTTGGTGAcattaaatgtaataaaaaaaatcatcatcacaaaaatttttttctcttcaaaatgataatattttttaaatagtaaagATTCTTACTAAGGTCAATAgtagataaatttttaaaatttattttcttgttttcttttgaagGTTAAAGTAAAGTAAATATTATcagaattattataattttatacatttaattaaaagtgataATTTTAGGATAACATTATAGAGTTGTTAACGCCTTGCTCGAACATAATCCACTCTCAAACTGTAATATAGTTAATATGACcgtttccttaaaaaaaaaaaaattctcaaaattaattttggtgaCGATTTCATGGTTTTCTATTGTCATCCCATTATGAATGTATGATCTGGATTAGTTTGGAATCCTTTTAATAGGTTTAGTTTTATATCCaaataattgaattgatttaaaaaatcggttttaaaatgaattagttTTGAACTAGCTTTAAATcgattttaagaattaaatcgATTATGAAATgggttttgaattattttttttcaaataaaaaatgatccaGGTGAAAACTAATTCAATTAATCCAATTCATTTTGTATAAACAATTCAATTAATTCAACTAGTTTTATAAACCAGATGAAAATCGAATCAATTTTAGTTTAGTTAAATTCCACTTTAGtctaaaccaatttttttcatacTCCTAATCTCGTTGCAAATTAATaggtataatttaatatatgttgAGTTTGTGAGGATGATTGAGTTGGATCTGTAAAATATACTTTAAGAAGAAATGTGAAATTAATtgtgattaaattttgaatcaaataacaatttcataactgataaaaaaaatcaaaacttacAAAATAGAAGAACTACATATTCTCTACATaagaatatgaaaagaaaaaaactgaaTTGTGTGATTTGAAAACTAAACATTACTATCGTAAAAGTTACAAATTCGTATAAATACTCATATTATTGCAGAATTTATAGCTGTACTTATTATTGTACCTGAGATTCTGACACGGAGAATATTGAAGATCTACTTGAAAAAATCaatctaaataaatttaatgaaatagAAGTTTGATCTTTatgtagcattttttttatcaatatcattAACTATTATAGTATCTTCAATCATTTCTTCGATACAAAGTGATATAGATACTACAATGGTTAATGATGCTCCAAATACTGTATAAAGATCAAAAttgtattcattattttttttttaattttttcttttaatatatacattaaGTAGAATGAAAAGTCTTAATcaaggaaaatataaaatagtctattaattttttattttttcaattaacttttttaCAACCTTCttatttttagacaaaaaatagtaaatgatacttatttttaattagaaatatgttaaatatttaatgaatcaaaatatttatcatttttatttattcattttaattgtttaaaatattaagagTTATTTTATactcattaaattttatatatttatacaatCCATCTTTTAAAATCATCAATCCATCCATCAGTCAAAAGTCAAAacccataaaataataaaatattattaaatatttttttgctcatatgaaatattattatatttacatttgATCCACCCTATTCCAGGAGACTAAATTTTAATGCACCTAAGTTCTGAAGATTGGGTTTCGAGATAAGTGTTCGGTGATATATCAGTACTACAGTATTATTTAAGTATAACGTATAGAggactttaattataaaaagaaaaaagcatatAGAGGAATTTAGAAGGGTGAATtagaaatgaataaataaatataaaaaaagatgaatacATTGAAAGGAACACCAATCTGTTGGGGAAGGAAAGAGAAACTTAACGGCGGGAaatagaaaagaaggaaaagcgGCGAAAAGCAAAGAAAAACCACCAAACCAAAAGCAAACTCtctcatcttttaatttctattaaggCCCAAAAGCACGCACCAGAACTACCAAAGCAAAGCAATAatccctctccctctctctttgtcattttttttttaaaaaaaatctctcttaaaagagcgAAATCGAAAACTAAAAGAGAATGAAACCGTGTCTATGCAAGAAACAGTGTTTCAGTGTTGGCTCTAACTAGATCTGCGTGTCCTCTTCATCATTGCTCTGATCTTCTTCTTTTGCAGGTACTTGCATTTCTCCATTCATTTCTTAGATTCCTCGCTTTTGCGACAAGCGATTCTCATTTCTCAGTTTCATTTGCAAATTGCAAGCCCTCCATTACTTTCTCCAGGTTCCAATGTATTAAGCTATATGCATTTTGTCAATGGATAGAAAACTCTGTTTCTACGTCTTTTTTCCTCACAGTTTTGGCTGGATCAAAGTTTCATGTTCATTTTCTGTGACCTTAATTCTATGCATATTTCGTAGGCATTTCCTTAATTTCCGCGCAGAATCTGctgaatgcatatgcatgatgttTGTTTGCCGAGAAAATTAGGCAAAGTTTAGACTCTTACTTCGAGGTAAAGGAAAACGAATCACTCCGGTGCACTCAACTGcttcaaatattttaacaaataaaaaaagccTCCAGCACTGATAATTGAGGTtcgcttttatttatttattttcctcatcctgattttttttaaatacttattgACTATTCAAGTGatgaatgatatatatatatatatatatatatatatatatatatatattgtggtgAATGTTCAAGtaataaatgatattaaaattggTTGATAAGTTGTATTAATTAACTACCAAAATATTGATAGATGTTTCCGAAATTAAagtgttttctctttttttttttgcgttttttaatatatgtttcattttttttagaggaCATTGTCATAATGTATTTCTGTTGAGATAATAACTGGGACAATGAAGTCGGTTGTGAGTTCTAACTTCACACGGTTGATGCGTTTTTACGTAAACGTACATTCCCGTCACagttatgaattatgatttaTGCAAGTGCTTGTAAGTGATTAATGAGTACTGCTTGTGTTAGTATTATTTTCAGGGGGagagaggttttttttttcttttttgtgattTGGGGGGAGAGAGTTATCTCTACGGTTGTCCACTTTATTATTGAGAGCTAAAGAGATGAGAAATTGTGGAAAGACATTTGACGTACGATTTAAACTGTCGGAATTAGAATTTATTCTACTATGATTGATCGGGAATGGTTGGTCCAAAAAAGGAATGACAAGCAGGACATCTGAAATGAAATGACTATCACTATTCACTAATCACCACCAAATGAAACAACTATTATTCTCCAGTTACGTCAAGACAAAACCATAAGTTAAATTTGACCAAGATTTAAGTTGTTGTTCTCTTATTTCATTTAAGGATTAGTTAAATAGTAATGGAGCTATAATAACATATATAGATGAGTCTTTTTTTCCGAATAACACAGTACAGAGAATTATGGAATAGAAGATCTTAAGGGAAAGACGCCCATTCATGCACTGCGTAGCACTGTTGTGTAGAAGAAGAGATGGAAGTTGGGGAAAGCAACAGTGGTAACGAGAGGCGTATCATATCTAAGGATTCTTCATGGTGCAGTCAATTCCGAAATGCATCTAATCCTTGGATGGCAAGATATGCCTATGCCTTGATTTTTCTTGTGGCAAATCTTTTAGCATGGGCTGCACGGGATTATGGTCGTGGTGCTTTAACAGAAATGAAGAGTAAGATTTCTGAAATCCTTcaagttatgtttttttttttcttttcacatctcACCGCCATAACATTTAGTTTTCTAATGCTTCTCTCTGATCCAGTTCTTATGCTTAAATATTCCGTTAGTATTTTATATACgttgaaatatttttcttaatactGCGGCCTATTGGTTCCCTTGAGATTCACCATCTTAGCCTGCAAATCTGACGTCTCATCTGAATGCatgcattattttataaacatgaATTAGATATAGTGAAAAATATTCAGCAATTCATGACAATGTACTTCTTGGTATGTATTCAATATGAAACTGTTTGTTGACCAAAGTGGTATAAGCAAGCATTTAATTTGCAAATTCTGAAGCGTAAAAAGACCTGTTATCCCTCTATTTTAGTAAGTCGGACTTCTTAAATCATTCAATTCAATCAAGAGAAATTATTGGATGCATCTCATGCACACTCATGGGACGACTGAGATCATGTTCCCTTTCATCTAAAGTTGAGCATACTATTTTCATATGATGCCGTTAActtaaaatctaatatatttaGCCTACAGGATTAAAAGGATGCAATGGTGGAAAAGACTGTTTGGATGCTGAAGGTGTTTTGCGTGTGAACCTGGGTTGCTTTGTATCCTTTTCAATTATATGCATGAAAATAGTTGATAAACACTATGCATAAGGTTTGTAGAAAAGAAACaattagtaattttattaaCCAGTAGTTTATGTTTGTTTATGCTAggtggaaaaaataaattaaaagtaaattttatatcataacTATGTCACTTAATCCTAGGTCAATGGCTTAGTcctataatatttaaaagtgaACCTTAATCCGAGTTCagatattttatatcataatgTTTTTGTCTACTGCTCGCACTTCTAAACTGAACAATGTGAGAGATACATGGCACTCTGGATGGTGGTCAGTCAAGATTGCTCTCTGGGTGGTCACGACTGTCATTCCATTTCTACTCCCTTCTGAATTTATTCAGATTTACGGTCAGTAAATTGTATTTTCAACAAACCTCCTAGAATTAATGGATCCTCTGAAATATCAAAACGTAGGTATTACAAGCTTGCCATTCCTCTGATACATTTCTTTTGGCAGGGGAGGTGGCTCATTTTGGTGCAGGGTACAGTTTTAACCCCTTACAAAtaatttagtcatgccattctTTCTAAACTGAGCTGTGAATATTTAAAATGTTGTTATATTCTTTTTTCAGGGTTTTCCTCCTTATTCAATTGATAAGCATAATCAGCTTCATTACATGGCTGAATGAATGTTGTGAGTCAGAAAAATTTGCAGCAAGATGGTAAGATTTCATCAGTTAAAGAACTAACAGAAAAACATGCTTCCTGAGCACGAACAATATGCTTGAGAAAATAGTAGCTATATAAACTTTgaaggttttttttaattaaaacatgcTTCCCTGATTTTTGGAtattaaataattgattattgtgCTTGTATAAAGAcataaggagaaaaaaaaatattcattttctaaATCCTTATTAGTTATTAGCTCTCTATTTGGTATATTCCATATTTTTGTAAATGCTTATGTGCATTAATCATCAATTCTCATGCAGCCGAATCCATGTGATGTTTTTTGCAACGACTGCATATGTTGTCTGTCTGATGGGGATCATTTTGATGTACATTTGGTATGCACCAAAGCCATCTTGTCTCCTCAACATTTTCTTCATTACTTGGACGCTAGTACTTCTCCAACTTATGACAAGTGTGTCTCTGCATCCAAAAGTAAGTTCTATTTGTCTTGCTCAATTCACTTCATCGTACAAGACTGAGATGTTAAATTTCTAACTTTATCTGCAATAGGTTGATGCTGGCATTCTAACTCCAGGGCTGATGGGGCTTTATGTTGTCTTCCTTTGTTGGTGCGCTATTAGAAGGCAGGACTACCAATCTTTGCTTGATAGTTTTGGATTAGTATCGATGTTGCTGCCCAATGCATTTAGTTTCTAATGTTTATTGTAATATGTCTACCAAAGAAGGCATGGGAGTaaaacgataaaaaaaaaaaaagaaaggaacctttatctattttttatctattcatTTATTGCTTATGCAACCTCTCTTAACTGCCCGTTTTCATTTCTATTGAATTTGAACTTAGAATATTTTTGCATGCAGTGAACCTGCTGGAGGAAACTGCATCAGGAAGTCAGACTCTGCAACCAAAACAGACTGGCTAAGCATCATTGtaatatatttctatttctatcttCTTTTTTGAGAGTAACATATAGCTATTATTGCTACACTGAAAATTGAAGTTTGTTGTATATTCGACCTTGAGTCTCTAGCTCAGTTATATGCACATTTCGTGTACATGTATCCCAGAAAATACAATTCAATGTCTCTTGtctattatgaaaaatttaaactcgttttaagaaaaaataacttcaCCTTTTGATTGTAAACATCATCATATCTTTATGATTgcttggtaatttatttttaaatctttgaAATGTACAAACCCAATTTCTTTTTCACGACTGGTTGACCTGTGTCAATGGCTTTTGTTGGCAGAGCTTTGTTGTTGCAATACTAGCAATTGTTATTGCGACATTTTCAACAGGCATAGACTCCAAATGCTTTCAGGTTAGTTACTTTGAATTTAACTTGAATCATGACATTATGTTCTGGATACATATCTGACAGATCCCTGCAGTTCAGGAAGGATGATACTCCACCAGCACAGGATGATGTACCTTATGGTTATGGCTTCTTCCATTTTGTTTTTGCCACAGGAGCAATGTACTTTGCTATGCTATTGATTGGATGGAATAGTCATCATTCTATGAGAAAGTATGGTGGTCTCCTCCCCTCCTGTATTTGGCCCATATCATGTTATCTGCATCTTACtgagttttcttgtttttcttcgtCCCAAGAGAAAAAAATGCGTGGCAAACAAAAGAAATGCATTTCCAATTGATGATAGGCAAATGatcaattaatcaaatacaAATCAAGATGCCCTAGAACCCAATAAATGTGATTCCCATTAAGTATTAGAGGTGTCTTATTTGCATGGCACTATCATTCTTTTTATCAATGATTGTAACTGTATTTTATCCTCAAAATCCTCTAAAGTAAATCTCCTTTCACTTTAGAGGAATTAACAGGGTGATACAATAGTCAATCAGCACTCAGCAGTGTCACCTCGAATATGTTGTTACTGAAATGATATTCTTTTATAGTGCTAGTAGCAAGTTCATCTGAAGTTGATTCTGTCCTTCTTTCAGTGCCCTCATACATGTTATAGCAAGTTCACAAGATGTAATTACCTATATTCTTTCTGCAGATGGACGATTGATGTGGGCTGGACCAGCACCTGGGTCAGAATAGTAAATGAATGGTTGGCAGTTTGTGTATATTGTAAGTATTTTTAGTAAAACCAAGTCTGGCATGAAGATCTGAATTTTATCTAAGCATAATAGAAGCTATAATATCTTAAACTCTAACATTGCTTTATTAGTAACTTTTTCCATATAATTCTTGAACAATTGAGGCTCAACGAAACGATACTTGTATCTTTTGACAGTGTGGATGCTGATAGCCCCAATCATATGGAAAAGCAGACATACTGGTTCTACTTAAGAACGCGTCCGAAACACAAACCATTCtagttttgatatttttttcaaggATTAAAGATCTTCAGATAGTTCCATATCTCAGATGCAGCTATGAAAAAGAATAGCAATTGCAAAATCAAGGGAATTCTCTGCAGAAACGATTCTTCTTCAATGGACACTAGACAGAAGCAATGGGTCTGGCACAAATGCATATATACTGGTTGGATTTATTCTATCACCTCATAGATATCCGGTCATTTCACTCCACCATCCAAGCgatcataaagaaaaaaaaacacttttttcttGGGGGTGCTGGAAAGGAATTTTTTTGCAAACCCTTGGAACTATAACTATATTGCTAGATTTTCTTAAATTGCATcggtatttttaaatttaagtaaactAACCTAAAACAGCCCATGCAAACAGTAaacattatcttaaaaaaaaaattatgaatttatctaaaaaatatctTCAATTTAACATGGTACATTaagattcaaaatttgaattaaaaagtaataatgttttgaaggaatatacataaaaatgaaattggaTATTAGATATTCAATATAAGAAATTTAGAAAGATTAATAGTGCACAAATGACAAGTGGTTCACAGGTTGTTCGCAATGGGTTCGTCGTGAGTTTCGCCTTGGGTTGCGGTGGTtaggtggttttttttttttttctttgtaattattttgttctttgtaataattttgttgcataaaaaaatttagatctatGGAAGTCATTGAAGCAATGATAAGGCTgttgatttttttctcttttttttcttctctgtaACCTTTTGTTCTCTGCAATTGTTCTGTCATGTTCCTTGTTTATCTTCTCACAAGAGTtatgatataataaattaaacggtgaaattttttctcaaacaatttttttatctaagattcagaaaagtattttaaaaaagatcCAACTTTTGTTTGTGGATGGTGTTTTTGGAATTGGGTGTGTAAAAGAATGAAGATGGAGTGAGGGGTAGATTAGTTGCCGGGATtgggaaagagagagaaaaaaatcccagccatttattaaatttattttttttatcaactttatTCCAGTGTAATATTTACATGGTAGTTTACTACTTATTTTAactattgattataaaaaatgcACATCTAACGGTCCTAATTGTTTTCGCACTGTCCATACCTTATAAAACTCTCACTCTCGCCCTTAGATGTTACGCACACTAGCCGGCGTCCTAGAATGTAAGGTGTTTCACTCCTATTAATAGAGAAAGTGATAAGTATTCTTTCCTAACAAGTTTAGAGTAGTTGCAGTgaccaattttttttctgatgTGATTCATCTTTCACTTACTCCTAGATGTAACCTATATATTAGGAGAATTGTTCATTTTATTCATGGTTTCTCACTTCAACTTCTATTGCAAgtcaaattatgataaaaaaatttcctaaaaaaatgtattgttaatgtaaaaatgtttttacactatcaatcaatttaaaattattctatatataacttttaaaataattataaaaaaaacctaaaacctTACCATACatgattgaataataatgtataaaaattttacactatcggtgtatttaaattaaattcttaataaaaACACAACATCCATTCTTTCAAGTTTCCTAATAAAAACATCAATAAATAAACAGATAGAGGCATAGAACTCAAACTGACAATTATTTAACAATACCTCAACGAATAGAAAGACCTTACAATAATTATGAGATTACAAAATAATACAATAcagaaaaatctgaaaaaatGATACTAGGGACACCTTTATCTCCACAATATTAGTGTCTCCGTAATTTCCTCTTTTCCCCTTTTTCCCTTAAGCAGATTTTGTCTTTCATCTTTCCTATAACAATAAACAATTTACAAAGCCAGGTgcaaatatttgaatttgaacccACAGGCGTGTGGTAACTGAACATAAATCTCTCAATATGCTTGATGAGTGTTTCGTTTTGACTGAAAAACGCCAGAAAGTTCAACCATGTTTGTACAGGGTGCAACAAATCGATGCATGACTTAAAAAGAGTCCAAGCAGACAAAAACTTTAGGTCATCCGAAAGGGTTCCCTCCTGCATGGTAGGTGTTTGGGGTAGCAGCAGTTGACAACCTACCAGTCAGCTGTTGATCTGGATTTGAGAATCCAAAAGCAGTTGCCTCGGTGGCAAAACTCCCAATTCCTTGATGCCTACATATTCAGTTATAAATCTTAAGTGGAAAGAAAAGTAATGGCCAACCACAACCAATAATTATCGACCCTATCCAGACTAGCAACAAATTGCTCCTTGCACAGATAAAACTCAGTTTTCAGTAATCACACCTAATATGTGATGCTAAAGTATGGGTTATTAATGAATACAGGGTTCACTTTTATTATTCCAACATGGGCCATTTTACGAATGATTGGACCCAAAAGAT belongs to Glycine soja cultivar W05 chromosome 5, ASM419377v2, whole genome shotgun sequence and includes:
- the LOC114413594 gene encoding probable serine incorporator isoform X1 — translated: MEVGESNSGNERRIISKDSSWCSQFRNASNPWMARYAYALIFLVANLLAWAARDYGRGALTEMKRLKGCNGGKDCLDAEGVLRVNLGCFIFYIIMFLSTARTSKLNNVRDTWHSGWWSVKIALWVVTTVIPFLLPSEFIQIYGEVAHFGAGVFLLIQLISIISFITWLNECCESEKFAARCRIHVMFFATTAYVVCLMGIILMYIWYAPKPSCLLNIFFITWTLVLLQLMTSVSLHPKVDAGILTPGLMGLYVVFLCWCAIRSEPAGGNCIRKSDSATKTDWLSIISFVVAILAIVIATFSTGIDSKCFQFRKDDTPPAQDDVPYGYGFFHFVFATGAMYFAMLLIGWNSHHSMRKWTIDVGWTSTWVRIVNEWLAVCVYLWMLIAPIIWKSRHTGST
- the LOC114413594 gene encoding probable serine incorporator isoform X3, which gives rise to MFLSTARTSKLNNVRDTWHSGWWSVKIALWVVTTVIPFLLPSEFIQIYGEVAHFGAGVFLLIQLISIISFITWLNECCESEKFAARCRIHVMFFATTAYVVCLMGIILMYIWYAPKPSCLLNIFFITWTLVLLQLMTSVSLHPKVDAGILTPGLMGLYVVFLCWCAIRSEPAGGNCIRKSDSATKTDWLSIISFVVAILAIVIATFSTGIDSKCFQFRKDDTPPAQDDVPYGYGFFHFVFATGAMYFAMLLIGWNSHHSMRKWTIDVGWTSTWVRIVNEWLAVCVYLWMLIAPIIWKSRHTGST
- the LOC114413594 gene encoding serine incorporator 3-like isoform X2, translating into MEVGESNSGNERRIISKDSSWCSQFRNASNPWMARYAYALIFLVANLLAWAARDYGRGALTEMKRLKGCNGGKDCLDAEGVLRVNLGCFIFYIIMFLSTARTSKLNNVRDTWHSGWWSVKIALWVVTTVIPFLLPSEFIQIYGEVAHFGAGVFLLIQLISIISFITWLNECCESEKFAARCRIHVMFFATTAYVVCLMGIILMYIWYAPKPSCLLNIFFITWTLVLLQLMTSVSLHPKVDAGILTPGLMGLYVVFLCWCAIRSEPAGGNCIRKSDSATKTDWLSIISFVVAILAIVIATFSTGIDSKCFQEG